The sequence AAACCACCAAGGACAAAATCGGCGACGTCGCTGCGCAAGATTATGAAGAGGCGAAACGAATGTTGGAAGTGCACATCAAGGACACAATGCAGGCAATTTCCGATGGCGCTCCCTTGGTTGCCAATGGCACCGAATCAGTGTGCCAATATTGTGATGTGCGTGGCTTATGCCGTAAGGGAGCGTGGTAATGGATGACCTCACACCCGGGCCGGACCGCCGCACTGATGAAGCCGGTAGCGTGACCGCACATCCGTACCAAATGAATGGCGAGCCGGTGGAAGCTCAGCGTTTCGTCAACGCCGCCTGTGACCCGCATCATTCTGTTGTGGTGGAAGCCTGCGCCGGTAGTGGAAAAACCTGGCTGTTGGTGGCGCGGATGTTGCGCTTGCTCCTGGCCGGCGCTGCGCCGTCGGAACTGCTAGCGATTACATTCACGCGTAAGGCAGCGCAGGAAATGCGCGAACGCTTGCTTGAATTGTTGCAAGAGCTGGCGTTGCAGCCGGATGAGCAAGTGCGCTCCTTGCTTCTGGAGCGCGGGATCTTGCAGAAGGATTTGAGGCAGACCATGCCTGCCGCCCGCAGCTTGTACGAACGTGTATTGTCGAGTCCCCAAAGCCTTTCCATCGATACTTTTCATAGCTGGTTTGCACGCTTGCTGCAAATCGCACCGTTGAATTCCGGCGTGCCGCATGGCTACACCCTGACCGACAAAACCGGTGAATTGCTTGCCGATGCGTATCGGCGGTTTATGCAATCGCTGAACGATAAAGACAATGCAGACACCAAGCAATCTCTACTCGATTTATATCAGTTGGTCGGCGACGGGAATGCACGCAAGCTGCTAAATGCGTTCGTTAGCAAGCGGGCGGAGTGGTGGGCCAGCAGCATGTCTCCGCGTGATCTCGATGCGCCACTAGGCTGGCTGACCGAATTGTGCGGGGACGATGTTGAAGTCGATGCCCGCTTGTCATTGTGGGACGACCAGCAGCTGACCGCCAAAATAAAAAGCATTGCGTGGTTACTCGGACAGGGTACCGCGACTAATCAAAAACGTGCAACGGCGATTGAAACGTCATTGACACGAGGTTCCGGTTTAGAAAATTTTGACGCTCTGTGCCATGAATTTTTTGATGACAATGGAAAATCGCGGAGCAACGCCAAGACCAATAATTTAAAGAAAGCCCTGGAGAATAATTTTGGGGCCGATGGTGCCAGCGCTTTTGATGAAGAATTTTCGAACGTGGGATCAGCACTTAAATTGTTGCGGCGCCGAAGCGGTGAACGCGGCGTCCTGGCGCTGAACCGCGCTTTGTTCGTCGTTGGAAATGCGCAAGTAGAAATTTATCAGGCCATTAAAGCCGAGCAGAGGGTTTTCGATTTTGCCGATCTGGAATGGCAGGCCTATCGATTATTAACCAATCCTGAGAGCGCGGCGTATATTCAAAGCCGGCTGGATACCCGCTATAAGCATATCCTGCTGGACGAGTTCCAGGATACCAATCCGCTACAGTGGAGTATTGTGCGGGCATGGCTGAATGCCTATGGTGAGGACGCCGGTCAACCCAGTGTGTTCGTAGTTGGAGACCCAAAACAATCGATTTATCGTTTCAGACGGGCTGAGCCACGCGTGTTTGTCGCAGCACGAGATCTGTTGCAGCGACAAGGTGCAACGGTGCTGCAAGCCAACCAGACGCGTCGCAACGCGACAGCAATTATTGATGTTTTGAATGCCAGTTTTTATGCCAATCCGCTATTTTCCGCGCAATCCACATTGGGCGAAGAGGGTGGGGCGGTGTGGCGTTTGCCGTTGATCCAACAGAGCATCGCCGCGCCATCCGACTTCTCATCCGATTTGTCATCCGATCTATCTTCGGTGCCGCAGGGTTTGCGTAATCCGTTGTTGATCGCGCGTGAGGTATCGGAGGATGCCAGGCGGCGCGACGAGGGTGCCAGCGTGGCGCAGTCATTAATCGCAGCGCGTCGGCAGGTGGTTATTAAGACCGGTACCAGTCTCCGCAAAGTACGCTGGTCCGACGTCATGCTATTGGTAAAAAAACGTACACATCTGGGCGCATATGAACACGCGCTGCGGGCGGCCGGCATTCCGTATCTGTCTGATCGGCGCGGTGGCTTGCTGGAATCGCTGGAAATTTCTGACCTGATTGCGTTGCTTACTTTTTTGATTACGCCCGATGACAGCCGTGCACTGGCGCATGTGCTGAAGTCGCCCATTTTTGGCGCAGCCGATAACGATTTAATCGGATTGGCACAACGGAGTGAAAAGAACTGGTGGCCGCGCCTTTTGGCGGCTGTGCAAGAGGGGGAAGTAGCCCCAGCTTCTGATGCATTGCAGCGGGCTGCGCGACTGTTGACGTCCTGGTTGGAAGTTTCGCCACGGTTATCGGTACATGATTTGCTGGATGTGATTTTGCATCAAGGGCAATTGATCGAACGCTATGCGCAGGCGGCGACACCGTTGACACGCAGTCAGGCGATAGGCAACATTGAAGCCTTTATTGCTTTGGCGTTGAACATGGATGCCGGACGCTATCCAAGTTTGCCCAAATTTATCGATGCATTGCGCGTGCTACAAAACACCGCTGAAAGTGACGCACCGGATGAGGCTAGTATCGATGCCTCGATTGATGCGGTACGCATACTTACCGTGCACAGCGCAAAAGGTCTGGAAGCGCCGATTGTGGTGCTGCTGGACGCAAATCACAGTGACCCGGCACGCGATGATATCGGTATTTTATGTGACTGGCCGCAAGACGAAGACGCGCCGGTGCATTTTTCAGCGTTTGGTCGTGCCGCTGACCGTGGTGCCGCACGTGACCTTTTATTTGCGGCCGAGGAGGGCTTCAAGACGCAAGAAGATTGGAATTTGCTGTACGTGGCGACCACCCGCGCCAAGCAGTTACTGATCATCAGTGGCGTTGCCGGGGCACGGAATAGCGCGCCGGGTGGAGTGACGCAAGGAAGTTGGTATGCACGTCTTGAGTGGGTGCCGGAAACCTCATTGGATTCTTTGCAATCGATTAGCAACACTAACGATGATCCCGTCGCTGTCGCCGACGCAGACTCAGATGCCAGATTTATCTTGCCGATATTCGATCCGACCGCATTGCCGTTGAAGCAGGCACTTACTGCTCTTCCAACGGCGTCG is a genomic window of Glaciimonas sp. PAMC28666 containing:
- a CDS encoding exodeoxyribonuclease V subunit beta, with the translated sequence MNGEPVEAQRFVNAACDPHHSVVVEACAGSGKTWLLVARMLRLLLAGAAPSELLAITFTRKAAQEMRERLLELLQELALQPDEQVRSLLLERGILQKDLRQTMPAARSLYERVLSSPQSLSIDTFHSWFARLLQIAPLNSGVPHGYTLTDKTGELLADAYRRFMQSLNDKDNADTKQSLLDLYQLVGDGNARKLLNAFVSKRAEWWASSMSPRDLDAPLGWLTELCGDDVEVDARLSLWDDQQLTAKIKSIAWLLGQGTATNQKRATAIETSLTRGSGLENFDALCHEFFDDNGKSRSNAKTNNLKKALENNFGADGASAFDEEFSNVGSALKLLRRRSGERGVLALNRALFVVGNAQVEIYQAIKAEQRVFDFADLEWQAYRLLTNPESAAYIQSRLDTRYKHILLDEFQDTNPLQWSIVRAWLNAYGEDAGQPSVFVVGDPKQSIYRFRRAEPRVFVAARDLLQRQGATVLQANQTRRNATAIIDVLNASFYANPLFSAQSTLGEEGGAVWRLPLIQQSIAAPSDFSSDLSSDLSSVPQGLRNPLLIAREVSEDARRRDEGASVAQSLIAARRQVVIKTGTSLRKVRWSDVMLLVKKRTHLGAYEHALRAAGIPYLSDRRGGLLESLEISDLIALLTFLITPDDSRALAHVLKSPIFGAADNDLIGLAQRSEKNWWPRLLAAVQEGEVAPASDALQRAARLLTSWLEVSPRLSVHDLLDVILHQGQLIERYAQAATPLTRSQAIGNIEAFIALALNMDAGRYPSLPKFIDALRVLQNTAESDAPDEASIDASIDAVRILTVHSAKGLEAPIVVLLDANHSDPARDDIGILCDWPQDEDAPVHFSAFGRAADRGAARDLLFAAEEGFKTQEDWNLLYVATTRAKQLLIISGVAGARNSAPGGVTQGSWYARLEWVPETSLDSLQSISNTNDDPVAVADADSDARFILPIFDPTALPLKQALTALPTASSLTSLFIEEMTVEEAASVSNEAIEEGIALHALLERLTQHGHWPINVPDAATIALWLPCSPALASIVAQQARTILAQPSLTHFFNPGLHIAARNEMEVMTDVLLRFDRVVMFEEEVWILDYKRQLLDSERAGYQAQLVAYRVAAAQVFVGKTLRTAVITTDGQMWEVA